One Cystobacter ferrugineus genomic window, CCGACGCCACTCTCGCCCGCGCCGCCCTCGACGTCCTCGCCAAGATCGCGGCGATCGTGCCCGAGGACCTGCGCCCGATCATCGACGACCCCGCGGTCGGAACCCCGCCGTCGAGAGAGGTGCACGACGACGTCGACGTCGATGTCGCGAAGCTCCGCGAGTGGAGCCGGCAGGGGCGGAAGCTCGCGATCGGCTATATGGACAAGACCGGCCGGACGAGCGAGCGCGTCATCTGGCCGTTCATGGTGGGCTATGTCGCGACGGTGCGCGTCGTCATGGCGTGGTGCGAGCTGCGCGCCGGCTTCCGGATCTTCCGCACCGATCGGTTGACATCGGTCGACTTCCGCGACGAGCGCTATCCCGAACACCCCGTCGTCCTACGCCGCCGCTGGCTGGCGACGATGAGAGAGGAGCATGCCAGGGCGCCTGTCCGCCCCCCTCATGCCGATCGCGCCTGACCGATGACCGCCTTCACCCCGCGCCGCGAAGCGGTTCGTTGGTCGGAGCTCAACCGCATGCGCACCGGAGCGGCTCAAGGAGGGACGTCGACCTGATTGGTGCTTCAAGCCGGGAGGCGGAGAGCGAGCCAGGTCCACACGACCCCGGCCGCGCGGTTCCCCGGCTGCGGCGAGGGTGCTTCCCGTTGCGCGATCGGCTCGAGGCCAGCTTCGCGCGCGGGCGCCACGGTGTCCGCGACGGACAGGTCGAAGCCGGGTCGGCTCGCTGGCGTCGGGCCATGGCGTATCGCCAGGAGCAGCGTGCCGCCGACGGTGAGTAGGCCAGCAAGTGCCGGCAACGCTCGCGATCGATAGTGTCGAGATGATGCCAGACCCCGATCGAGAGGCTCTCACGCTCGCGCCAACCATAGCCATGCAAAGGCGGAGAAAACCAACCGGTTCACCTTGCCCGGCAAGGGAGACGCGGCGCCCAGGACGAAGAGCTCTCCGCCCGTCTGTCGCACGGACGTCGTGGTGGCGAGAGCCCTGATGAAGAGCTCGGAGGGACCACCTGATGCACAGAGGCGTGCATCCGGCGAAGGGGGCGGTGTCGTTACTCCCCTCCGCCATGCTGGCCGTGGGCGCCATGGCGACGAGGAA contains:
- a CDS encoding helix-turn-helix transcriptional regulator, whose amino-acid sequence is MRRADRLFEIIQVLRRASAPLTADAIAAELETSKRTIYRDIGALIAQRVPIRGEAGVGYILERGFDLPPLMLTSDEIEAVALGAQWVMAHADATLARAALDVLAKIAAIVPEDLRPIIDDPAVGTPPSREVHDDVDVDVAKLREWSRQGRKLAIGYMDKTGRTSERVIWPFMVGYVATVRVVMAWCELRAGFRIFRTDRLTSVDFRDERYPEHPVVLRRRWLATMREEHARAPVRPPHADRA